Below is a genomic region from Halogeometricum sp. S1BR25-6.
TCGACCGCTCGCCGTGCGTGCGAGGTACTTCATCGCTCTACTCCTCGCGGTCCGTCCAGAAGTCGAACGAGCGACCCGGTGCGAACACGTCCAGTCCGACCGCCGTCTCGTCGCCGGTGTTCTCGACTCGGTGGGCCTCGTCCGATTCGAGCAGCACCGAGTCATTCGGTTCGAGAGTCACCTCGTCGTCCTCGGTGACGACGGTGAGTTCGCCCTCGAGGCAGAGACACACCTGCTCGTTCTCGTGGTCGTGCATCGGCGAACTGTGACCCGCCGGCTTCTCGAACCACTCGAAGGAGAAGCGGTCGCTGCCCGCCATCGAGACGCGCCGCCAACCCTCCTCCGGTTCGTACGTCTCGGCGTCGTCGAACGGGACGGGCTTCACAGGTTCGCTCCCGTGGACCCGCCGTCGATGGGCAGGGCGGTGCCGTTGACGAACCCGGACTTCGGGGAGGAGAGGAAGGCGACAGTGTTCCCCAGTTCCATCGGGTCGCCGATGCGCTCCAAGGGGTTGCCGGCCCACCCCTCCAGTCCCTCCTCGTAGGAGTCGTACTCGCCGCGGTCGACGGCGGCGTTCACGAGGTCCTGAATTCGGGACGTCTCGTGGGGACCCGGGAGGACGGCGTTGGCCCGTATCTCCGGCGCGAACTCCTTCGAGAGCGTCTTCTCCAGACCGATGACGCCCATTCGAACCGAGTTCGAGAGCACGAGGTTGTCCAGCGCCTCCTTGACGCTCCGGGAGGTGATGGTGACGATGGTGCCGCCGTCGCCCTCGCGGAGGTGCGGTTCGGCCTCGCGGGCGAGTCTGACGACGCTCATCACGAGGAGGTCGTACGCCTCCTGCCAGTCCTCGTCGTCCGTGTCGAGGAAGCCGCCGGACGGCGGGCCGCCGGCGCTGGTCACGAGGTGGTCGAGGCGGCCGAACTCCTCGACGGTCGTCTCCACGAGGTTCGTCACGTCGTCGGCGTCGGTCAGGTCGCCGGGTTGGGCGACCACTTCGCCCTCGGCCACCTCGGCTATCTCTTCGCGCGCGTCGTCGAGTCGGTCCTCGTCGCGGCCGTTGACGACGACGTCGACGCCCTCGCGGGCGAGCGCTTTCGCCGACGCCTTGCCGAGTCCGCTGGACGACGCCGTCACGAGCGCCGCGTTACCGTCTATCTGTAGGTCCATGTGATACCGCATCAAAGTCCATCGGCAAAACGGTTTCCGTCCCGGCGCCCCGGAGGACCGACGGCTCACGACTCGGAGAAGACGGCCGTCCCGTCCTCGAAGGCGAGCGACCCATCACCGAGCACCGTCGCGGCGTCCGGGAGGTCCGAGACGACGGCGTCGGAGACCCACATCTCCCCGAGGTCCTGCGTGTTCCGTATCCAGAGGATGCGCACGGTCTCGGGGTCGTAGCCGCCGAGGGCGGCCAGCGCCGTCCGCAGGGCGAACTCGTCGTCCGGCGCGACAACCGGGAGTTTCGCCTTCGCGAGCGACCCGCTGGTGAGCGCGTTCGCGTACGTCTTCCGGAGGTCCAGTCGGTCGAGCGCGGCCCGTCGGGTGAGGTCCGCGAGGCCGATGCCGTTCCCGTTCCCCTTCGTCGCCTCGGTGAGGCCGCGGGCGTAAACGAGCTTCACGTCCGGCGTCTCGGGTTCGTCCCGGTTGAGCACGCGGTAGCGGCCGATGACGTTGGTGTCCATCCCGGCGCCGGATATCTCCTTACCGAGTTCGTCGACGACGAGCAGGTCCACCTCCTCGACCGGCAGCGTCGGCATCTCCTCGTCGGCAAGTGCCAGTAGGTCGGGTTCGCGGTCGAGGAACGACCCGGTCGGAATCGACTCGACGCGGGCGATTCGCTCCTCGAAGTTCTCCACGAGCGCGATTCCTCCCACGAGCGGCGTCTCCGACTCGATGACCGACAGGGCGGCCCGGAGCGTCTCGACGTAGCCCTCCGCGATGGCCGTCGAGTGGAACGATTTCGCGCCGCGCTGTTTGCCCAGTCCGACGACGCTCATCTTCGTGAGCCCGCTCTCTATCGGTCCCGAGAAGTTCGTGTGGGCCTTGACGCGGTTGAGGACGAGGACCGCGTCGGCCGCCAGCGCCGCGACCGAGAAGTACACCGGCATCTTCGTGTCGCCGACCGTCACCGCGTCGAGTTCCTCGGCGTCCATCCGCGCGTCTATCGGCGCGCCCGTCCGGTCCTCGGTGACACCCAGCGACTCCAGCACCTCCCGCTGTCCCTCCGCCGTTGCCCCGCCGTGGCTCCCCATCGCGGGCACGATGACGGGGTCGAACCCGCGCTCTCGGAGTGTAGCGACCACCGACGCCGCGACGTCGTCGATAGCGTGAATCCCGCGGCTCCCGACGGCGACGGCGACGGTCGCTCCCTCGCCCAGTCCGTCGAGGGGCAGGCCGTCGAGTTCCGCCCGCGCCGCGTCGGCGGGGTCGGCGACGGTTTCGACCGACGGCTCGTACCGGACCCGCGCGAACGGCGGGAGCGGTTGCGGGTCTATCAGGTGGTCGACGTCGCTCCGTGCGGGGACGTTGATGTTCATCCGGGCGGTGCTTGGCGGAGGTGCACGAATAATCCTGTGGTAAGTATTGTCGAGACGGGGGATTATTACTCCGTGTGCCGCGGCGCTGTCGTATGGAAATCGAAGCAGTGGAGTCGTTTCCGATAGAGATACCGCTCTCCTCGCCGGTGTCGTTCTCCAACCGGACGCTCACGTTCCGCGACCACGCGATAACGTACGTCCGGACGGCGGACGGGCGCGAGGGCGTCGGCTACTCGCTGGGCTACGAGGGCGCCGGACTCATCGCGGAGGCGGTCGAGTCGCTCCTCGAACCGATGCTCGTCGGCGAGGACCCGCGCGACACCGAACGACTGTGGCACGAGATGTACGAGGGGACGGTCCAGATCGGGCGGGCGGGCCTGCTGCTCCGCGCCATCTCGACGGTCGACATCGCGCTCTGGGACCTGAAGGCGAAGGCGGCCGGCGAACCGCTGTACAAACTGCTGGGCGGGTACGCCGACAGCGTCCCCTCGTACGCCAGCGGGGGCTACTACCGCGACGACAAGGGCCACGAGGGCCTGCGCGAGGAGATGCGACGGTACCTCGACGAGGGCCACGACGTCGTCAAGATGAAGGTGGGTCGCCGGACGGTGAGCGAGGAGGTCGACCGCGTGGCGGCCGTCCGCGACGAAATCGGGCCGGACCGGACGCTCCTCTTGGACGCCAACGGCGTCTGGTCCTCGCCGCCGGAGGCGATTCGGGCGTGCCGCGCCTTCGAACCCTACGACCCCTACTTCATGGAGGAACCGGCGATGGTCGAGAAGGTGGAGACGATGGCGGCGGTGAACGACGCCATCGACTACCCCGTCGCCACCGGCGAACTCGAAGGCACGCGGCAGAACTTCGCTCGTCTCCGCGATACGGGCGCAGCGGGTATCCTCCAACCCGACGCGACGGTGTGCGGCGGCATCACGGAGTGGCTCCGCATCGCCAACTACGCGGCGGCGTACGACGTGCCCATCGCCCCGCACTACAACTGGAACCTCCACGCGTCGCTCTTGGGCGCCATCGAGAACGGCCTCTGGGTGGAGTATTTCTACCGCGACATGGACGTGAAGGTGTTCGACGACGTGGTTGCGGACCCCCTCGAACCGGACGACGACGGCAGGATTCCGCTCCCCGACAGGCCCGGTCACGGCGTACCGCTCGATAAAGACGCGCTCGAAGAATTCAGACAATGAGAGACTACTCCGACCAGATAGCGACCCGCGACCCGGACCGCGACGTAGAGATAACCGACATCAAGACCTGCGTGGTGGAAGGAAACTTCGAGTGGAACCTCATCAAAGTCGAGACGGACGCCGGTGTCACCGGCATCGGCGAGTCCTACCGCGGCGGCGGCGTCCCGGAACTCGTCGAGTACACGAAGCGGTTCCTGCTCGGGGAGAACCCTCTCGACGTGGAACGTCTCGTCCGGTACATCTTCCAGGAGATGTCAGGGCACGGTGGGACGACCGGCAAGGTCGTCACGGCCGCCTCGGGCATCGAAGTCGCCCTCTGGGACGTCGCCGGGAAAATTCTCGACCTCCCGGTCTACCAACTGTTGGGGTCGAAGTACCGCGACGAGATTCGCCTCTACTGCGACTGCCACGCCGGGGAGGCCTACGCCGTCGAGGACGGCGCGACGGCCTACGCCGACGCCGAAGCGTACTCGCCCGAGGCGTACGCCGCCGAGGCCGCCCGCGTCACCGACATGGGGTTCACCGCCCTGAAGTTCGACCTCGATTTGCCCGCGGACAACGACCCCGACCCGTACAACGGCCGCCTCTCCAACCGGGCCATCCGGGAGAAACGCGAAATCGTCGAGGCGGTGCGGGACGAAATCGGCTACGACGTCGACCTCGCGTTCGACTGCCACTGGGACTACTCCGTCGAGAGCGCGAAACGCCTCGCGCACGAACTTGAGGAGTACAAGTTGATGTGGCTCGAAGACCTCGTCCCGCCGGAGAACATGGACGCCCAGAAGGAGGTGACGAAGGCCACGCGGACGCCCGTCGCGACCGGCGAAAACCGCTTCCGCGTGTTCGAACTCTCCGAACTCGTCTACGAACACGGGGTCGACGTCATCACCCCCGACCCGACGACGGTGGGTGGTCTCGCCGAGACGATGCGCGTCGCGGACCGGGCCGAGGAGAACTACATGCCGATGTCGCCGCACAACGTCTGTAGCCCCGTCGGGACGATGGCCTGCGTCCACCTCGGCGCGGCGACGCCGAACTTCGACCTCTTGGAGTACCACGCCCTCGAAGTCGACTGGTGGGATGACATGCTCGCGCGCGAGGAACCGCTGATTCAGGACGGTCACATCGAAGTCCCCGAGGAACCGGGACTCGGTATCGAACTCGACGAGTCGGTCGTCGAAGAACACCTGCTTGACGGGACGACCGGATTCTGATAGGTTCCTCCGCCCTCGAAATGCGCGTTTTGGGGCCAGAAAAAACGGACTGAGTTACATACACTCGTATATGTAAACAAAAACCATATTTAGAATCTGTATTACGCAATCTGAACTCGGATAGGCTACTTAACTCACAGTATACGACTACTTCCTCGAGATTGACGACGCAACCACTCGATACGACCGCCGAGAGAGGAACTTCGGGAAGGCGAAAACTTACGCTCGTGGTCCGGAATCGTTCGACAGGAGAGACCCGAGACGATGTCCACGCCACCCGCCGACGCCTTCGACCTCCCGGAGACCACCATCGCCGACGTCCGCGCCGCCATCGCGGACGGGCGCGTCACCGTCGAGACGCTTCTCGACCGCTATCTGGCGCGCATCGACGCGTACGACGA
It encodes:
- a CDS encoding cupin domain-containing protein → MKPVPFDDAETYEPEEGWRRVSMAGSDRFSFEWFEKPAGHSSPMHDHENEQVCLCLEGELTVVTEDDEVTLEPNDSVLLESDEAHRVENTGDETAVGLDVFAPGRSFDFWTDREE
- a CDS encoding mandelate racemase/muconate lactonizing enzyme family protein, producing the protein MEIEAVESFPIEIPLSSPVSFSNRTLTFRDHAITYVRTADGREGVGYSLGYEGAGLIAEAVESLLEPMLVGEDPRDTERLWHEMYEGTVQIGRAGLLLRAISTVDIALWDLKAKAAGEPLYKLLGGYADSVPSYASGGYYRDDKGHEGLREEMRRYLDEGHDVVKMKVGRRTVSEEVDRVAAVRDEIGPDRTLLLDANGVWSSPPEAIRACRAFEPYDPYFMEEPAMVEKVETMAAVNDAIDYPVATGELEGTRQNFARLRDTGAAGILQPDATVCGGITEWLRIANYAAAYDVPIAPHYNWNLHASLLGAIENGLWVEYFYRDMDVKVFDDVVADPLEPDDDGRIPLPDRPGHGVPLDKDALEEFRQ
- a CDS encoding SDR family oxidoreductase, encoding MDLQIDGNAALVTASSSGLGKASAKALAREGVDVVVNGRDEDRLDDAREEIAEVAEGEVVAQPGDLTDADDVTNLVETTVEEFGRLDHLVTSAGGPPSGGFLDTDDEDWQEAYDLLVMSVVRLAREAEPHLREGDGGTIVTITSRSVKEALDNLVLSNSVRMGVIGLEKTLSKEFAPEIRANAVLPGPHETSRIQDLVNAAVDRGEYDSYEEGLEGWAGNPLERIGDPMELGNTVAFLSSPKSGFVNGTALPIDGGSTGANL
- a CDS encoding mandelate racemase/muconate lactonizing enzyme family protein — encoded protein: MRDYSDQIATRDPDRDVEITDIKTCVVEGNFEWNLIKVETDAGVTGIGESYRGGGVPELVEYTKRFLLGENPLDVERLVRYIFQEMSGHGGTTGKVVTAASGIEVALWDVAGKILDLPVYQLLGSKYRDEIRLYCDCHAGEAYAVEDGATAYADAEAYSPEAYAAEAARVTDMGFTALKFDLDLPADNDPDPYNGRLSNRAIREKREIVEAVRDEIGYDVDLAFDCHWDYSVESAKRLAHELEEYKLMWLEDLVPPENMDAQKEVTKATRTPVATGENRFRVFELSELVYEHGVDVITPDPTTVGGLAETMRVADRAEENYMPMSPHNVCSPVGTMACVHLGAATPNFDLLEYHALEVDWWDDMLAREEPLIQDGHIEVPEEPGLGIELDESVVEEHLLDGTTGF
- a CDS encoding DUF362 domain-containing protein — its product is MNVPARSDVDHLIDPQPLPPFARVRYEPSVETVADPADAARAELDGLPLDGLGEGATVAVAVGSRGIHAIDDVAASVVATLRERGFDPVIVPAMGSHGGATAEGQREVLESLGVTEDRTGAPIDARMDAEELDAVTVGDTKMPVYFSVAALAADAVLVLNRVKAHTNFSGPIESGLTKMSVVGLGKQRGAKSFHSTAIAEGYVETLRAALSVIESETPLVGGIALVENFEERIARVESIPTGSFLDREPDLLALADEEMPTLPVEEVDLLVVDELGKEISGAGMDTNVIGRYRVLNRDEPETPDVKLVYARGLTEATKGNGNGIGLADLTRRAALDRLDLRKTYANALTSGSLAKAKLPVVAPDDEFALRTALAALGGYDPETVRILWIRNTQDLGEMWVSDAVVSDLPDAATVLGDGSLAFEDGTAVFSES